A DNA window from Malus domestica chromosome 12, GDT2T_hap1 contains the following coding sequences:
- the LOC103449368 gene encoding zinc finger protein VAR3, chloroplastic: MLLHVQMGGASNRFFTILSTTTTSHPFHRLPSLLRLSRQYKPPLFPSSLSFLSHRHSLPSRPSSSASSFPPGSSHHFHSHSPVSSAYPSSSTDSATFPASHPWPEWSHLVNSLSAAGYNGGNGQDEFTAAVRDLPEDFMRAASVCLGFARQRAGLLRLLSRRDLEVVVENGTPFLFQNGDVSARRMRLFLGQGSTNALDIDKAQTIDLMRFILSYASNPVFSSERNNLYNREIVESSVRTLLSELAKLCYSVPDSNSIGSMQSRSSDNFGESARPFEKTIEMKRGDWICQRCNFMNFARNMKCLECEEARPKRELTGKEWECPQCDFFNYGRNMVCLRCDCKRPGEVSHGSTNDGLDMGYVNMGDKSQANIDSRLAANEEKAQRWFSKISQLDSTSDMSSAVSDEDFPEIMPLRKGVNRFVVSTRKTPLERRLANAQYQRNVDNEGNYQGKDLQPGSVNRSLGRTPNRTLDEILGRVNTSTNPRQNVGTDTPSSISSSVSSEYGQPRGGNSNYPQFVPLPADSFAKKPENSSVEESMQLSEKPPEQAGSKDEERDQAEKSERWFKRVAELHDVTDLASAISDEDFPEIMPMRKGENRFVVSKKKDRSLTTPASKRRTATEQPNNGNYVPFVPFPPDYFAKKKNQQTDLTNKIADESTSTTMPDNSSDSLVDARPHVQLVKNQQSNVPSWYSENSGQNQFGDSAPSFANSSSYGMDGLNIGSSGKEKSNQTASSTGNSPQQSNDQNIRQGWSGKSLEGSAVKEPDPLDMSEEAKAERWFKRVAQIKDISELSQIPDEDFPSIMPMRKGVNRFVVSKRKTPLERRLTSPQYRKNLPVVSSDPAKERDSD; the protein is encoded by the exons ATGCTCCTCCACGTCCAAATGGGTGGCGCCAGCAATCGTTTCTTCACCATcctctccaccaccaccaccagccACCCTTTCCACCGCTTACCTTCTCTTCTCCGCCTCTCCCGCCAATACAAACCCCCACTCTTCCCCTCCTCCCTCTCTTTCCTTTCCCACCGTCACTCCCTCCCTTCCCGCCCCTCCTCCTCCGCCTCATCTTTCCCTCCCGGTTCCTCTCACCATTTCCATTCCCACTCCCCCGTTTCCTCCGCCTACCCTTCTTCTTCCACCGACTCCGCCACTTTCCCAGCCTCGCACCCCTGGCCCGAGTGGTCCCACCTCGTTAACTCTCTCTCCGCCGCCGGATACAACGGAGGCAACGGCCAAGATGAGTTCACAGCTGCGGTTCGGGATTTGCCCGAGGACTTTATGCGTGCCGCCAGTGTTTGCTTGGGGTTTGCTAGGCAAAGAGCTGGCCTTTTGAG GTTGCTTTCGAGGCGAGATTTAGAGGTTGTGGTGGAGAATGGGACGCCATTTCTGTTCCAGAATGGCGATGTTTCGGCGAGGCGAATGAGATTGTTTCTCGGCCAAGGCAGTACCAAT GCCTTGGACATTGATAAAGCACAAACGATTGATTTGATGAGATTTATATTGAGTTATGCTAGCAATCCTGTTTTTTCTTCAGAGAGAAACAATCTCTATAATAGAGAAATTGTTGAATCATCTGTTCGTACTCTGTTGAGTGAACTGGCCAAGCTCTGTTATAGTGTTCCAGATTCGAACTCTATTGGGTCAATGCAGAGTCGATCCTCTGATAACTTTGGAGAATCTGCTAGGCCTTTTGAAAAAACTATTGAAATGAAAAGAGGTGATTGGATTTGCCAGAG GTGTAATTTCATGAACTTTGCAAGAAATATGAAATGCCTTGAGTGCGAGGAGGCACGGCCAAAAAGGGAGCTGACTGGCAAGGAGTGGGAGTGTCCTCA ATGTGATTTTTTTAACTATGGGAGAAACATGGTATGTTTGAGGTGTGATTGCAAGCGCCCTGGAGAGGTCTCACATGGTTCCACTAATGATGGTTTAGATATGGGATATGTAAATATGGGTGATAAAAGTCAGGCTAATATTGATAGCAGGCTGGCCGCTAATGAAGAGAAGGCACAGCGGTGGTTCAGTAAGATTTCTCAGCTAGACAGTACTTCAGACATGAGCAGCGCTGTATCTGATGAAGATTTTCCTGAAATAATGCCATTGAGAAAAGGAGTAaacagatttgttgtgagcacAAGGAAGACTCCATTAGAGAGGAGGCTGGCCAATGCTCAATACCAAAGAAACGTGGATAATGAGGGTAATTACCAAGGCAAGGATCTTCAACCTGGGAGTGTGAATAGGTCACTTGGTCGTACACCCAACAGGACTTTAGATGAAATTCTCGGCCGTGTTAATACAAGTACGAATCCCAGACAAAATGTTGGAACTGATACTCCCTCTTCTATATCAAGCTCAGTTTCCTCGGAATATGGACAACCTAGAGGGGGGAATTCCAATTATCCCCAATTTGTGCCATTACCCGCTGATTCGTTTGCCAAGAAACCTGAGAATTCTAGTGTGGAGGAGAGTATGCAGCTGTCTGAGAAGCCTCCGGAACAGGCTGGGAGCAAGGATGAAGAAAGAGACCAAGCTGAAAAATCTGAGAGATGGTTTAAGAGGGTTGCAGAGTTGCACGATGTTACCGATCTTGCAAGCGCAATTTCAGATGAGGACTTTCCTGAAATTATGCCGATGCGAAAAGGAGAGAATCGATTTGTTGTCAGCAAAAAGAAAGATCGGTCTTTGACTACTCCGGCATCCAAGAGACGTACAGCTACTGAACAACCTAACAATGGCAATTATGTTCCCTTCGTCCCATTCCCACCCGACTACTTTGCTAAAAAAAAGAACCAGCAGACAGATTTGACTAACAAGATTGCTGATGAATCAACTTCAACTACGATGCCAGATAACTCTTCAGACAGTTTGGTTGATGCTAGACCTCACGTGCAACTGGTGAAAAATCAGCAAAGCAATGTGCCAAGCTGGTATTCAGAAAATTCGGGACAAAATCAGTTCGGGGATTCTGCCCCAAGTTTTGCTAATTCTAGCTCATACGGCATGGATGGATTGAACATTGGATCTTCTGGGAAAGAGAAGTCTAACCAGACAGCAAGTTCAACAGGAAATTCACCGCAGCAATCCAATGATCAGAACATTAGACAGGGCTGGAGTGGGAAAAGCTTGGAGGGGTCAGCAGTGAAGGAACCCGATCCTTTAGACATGTCAGAGGAGGCGAAGGCAGAGAGATGGTTCAAGCGCGTTGCGCAGATAAAGGACATCTCAGAGCTGAGTCAGATTCCCGATGAAGATTTCCCGTCAATAATGCCAATGCGTAAAGGGGTGAATAGGTTTGTTGTCAGCAAGCGGAAAACGCCGTTGGAGAGGAGGTTGACATCTCCACAATACAGAAAAAATCTTCCTGTTGTAAGCTCTGATCCAGCAAAGGAAAGAGATAGTGACTGA